From one Conexibacter woesei Iso977N genomic stretch:
- the ffh gene encoding signal recognition particle protein, with protein sequence MFDALAEKLQETLSDVRGRGTLTEDDVNKAMREIRLALLEADVNFKVVKQFTATVKERCLGSDVLGQLNPGQQVVKIVNEELTALMGGSSAGITFAPRPPTVILMAGLQGSGKTTATAKLAKLLRERNGSSVAVAACDVYRPAAVDQLIKVGGQAGATVYEQGTDKDPVDIARWALDQAKMDGKDVLIVDTSGRLHVDERLMQELKDIRKAVRPTSILLVVDAMTGQDAVNVAEQFAEAVQFDGVVMSKLDGDARGGAALSVKAVTGKPILFASIGEKLDQFEAFHPDRMAQRILGMGDVMSLIEKAEKQFDEDEAKELERKLRKDEFTLDDFLKQLKQLRRMGPLTSLLGMMPGFAGQQLKNMRVDEKELDRVQAIILSMTPEERRRPELIKGSRRLRIAKGSGTNVQAVNGLVKQFGQMRKVMKQIGKGRMPDLQAMMRQGR encoded by the coding sequence GTGTTCGACGCCCTTGCCGAGAAGCTCCAGGAGACCCTGTCCGACGTCCGCGGCCGCGGCACGCTGACCGAGGACGACGTCAACAAGGCCATGCGCGAGATCCGTCTCGCGCTGCTGGAGGCCGACGTCAACTTCAAGGTCGTCAAGCAGTTCACGGCCACGGTCAAGGAGCGCTGCCTCGGCAGCGACGTGCTCGGGCAGCTGAACCCCGGCCAGCAGGTCGTCAAGATCGTCAACGAGGAGCTGACCGCGCTGATGGGCGGCTCCTCGGCCGGCATCACGTTCGCGCCGCGGCCGCCCACGGTGATCCTGATGGCGGGCCTGCAGGGCTCCGGCAAGACGACGGCGACCGCCAAGCTCGCGAAGCTCCTGAGGGAGAGGAACGGCTCGTCGGTCGCGGTCGCCGCGTGCGACGTCTACCGCCCGGCGGCGGTCGACCAGCTGATCAAGGTCGGCGGCCAGGCCGGCGCGACGGTCTACGAGCAGGGGACCGACAAGGACCCCGTCGACATCGCGCGCTGGGCGCTGGACCAGGCCAAGATGGACGGCAAGGACGTCCTGATCGTCGACACCTCCGGGCGCCTGCACGTCGACGAGCGCCTGATGCAGGAGCTCAAGGACATCCGCAAGGCGGTCAGGCCGACGTCGATCCTGCTCGTCGTCGACGCGATGACCGGCCAGGACGCCGTCAACGTCGCCGAGCAGTTCGCCGAGGCCGTGCAGTTCGACGGCGTCGTGATGTCCAAGCTCGACGGCGACGCCCGCGGCGGCGCCGCGCTGAGCGTCAAGGCGGTCACCGGCAAGCCGATCCTGTTCGCCTCGATCGGCGAGAAGCTCGACCAGTTCGAGGCCTTCCACCCCGACCGGATGGCGCAGCGGATCCTCGGCATGGGCGACGTCATGTCGCTGATCGAGAAGGCCGAGAAGCAGTTCGACGAGGACGAGGCCAAGGAGCTGGAGCGCAAGCTCCGCAAGGACGAGTTCACGCTCGACGACTTCCTCAAGCAGCTCAAGCAGCTGCGCAGGATGGGCCCGCTGACGTCGCTGCTGGGCATGATGCCGGGCTTCGCCGGCCAGCAGCTCAAGAACATGAGGGTCGACGAGAAGGAGCTCGATCGCGTCCAGGCGATCATCCTCTCGATGACCCCGGAGGAGCGCCGCCGGCCCGAGCTGATCAAGGGCTCGCGCCGCCTGCGGATCGCCAAGGGCAGCGGCACGAACGTGCAGGCCGTCAACGGTCTCGTCAAGCAGTTCGGCCAGATGCGCAAGGTCATGAAGCAGATCGGGAAGGGCCGGATGCCCGACCTGCAAGCCATGATGCGCCAGGGTCGCTAA
- the rpsP gene encoding 30S ribosomal protein S16 yields MAVRLRLTRVGAKKNAIWRIVAADQRSPRDGRNLEILGQYNPQTEPSTITVNEDRVRHWVATGATATPQVRKLLRTQGIEIAN; encoded by the coding sequence ATGGCCGTACGACTCCGACTGACGCGCGTTGGCGCGAAGAAGAACGCGATCTGGCGCATCGTCGCCGCGGATCAGCGCTCCCCGCGCGATGGTCGCAACCTCGAGATCCTGGGGCAGTACAACCCCCAGACCGAGCCCTCGACCATCACGGTCAACGAGGACCGCGTCCGCCATTGGGTCGCCACCGGCGCGACCGCGACGCCGCAGGTTCGCAAGCTCCTGCGCACGCAGGGCATCGAGATCGCGAACTAG
- a CDS encoding KH domain-containing protein: MKELLEYLARQLVDDPGAVAVEQFDEEDGTVVLELSVGDEDYGRVIGKGGRTANALRTVVKAAAVKEQRRVLVDIVD; encoded by the coding sequence ATGAAGGAGCTGCTCGAGTACCTGGCGAGGCAGCTCGTCGACGACCCCGGCGCTGTCGCGGTCGAGCAGTTCGACGAGGAGGACGGCACGGTCGTCCTGGAGCTGTCGGTCGGTGACGAGGACTACGGTCGCGTCATCGGCAAGGGCGGCCGGACCGCCAACGCCCTGCGGACGGTCGTCAAGGCCGCCGCGGTCAAAGAGCAGCGCCGCGTCCTCGTCGACATCGTCGACTGA
- the rimM gene encoding ribosome maturation factor RimM (Essential for efficient processing of 16S rRNA) — protein MADASASPPELLAVGRVGRPHGLDGSFYVTQPRERLLEATDTLIVREGEAVAIVRRDGTAARPILKLAGVASREAVEALRGADLLVPRAETPALEDDEWLAEDLVGCRVVDGDLAIGVVAKLLPYPSCELLEVQRPEAGSKALLVPLIGDAVRTVDVGAKIIDINLTFLGEDAS, from the coding sequence GTGGCCGACGCCTCAGCGTCGCCACCTGAGCTCCTCGCGGTCGGCCGCGTCGGCAGGCCCCACGGCCTCGACGGGTCGTTCTACGTGACGCAGCCGCGCGAGCGGCTGCTCGAGGCGACCGACACGCTGATCGTCCGCGAGGGCGAGGCGGTCGCGATCGTCCGCCGCGACGGCACGGCCGCGCGGCCGATCCTGAAGCTGGCCGGCGTCGCGAGCCGCGAGGCCGTCGAGGCGCTGCGCGGCGCGGACCTGCTGGTCCCGCGCGCCGAGACGCCTGCGCTGGAGGACGACGAGTGGCTGGCGGAGGACCTCGTGGGCTGCCGCGTGGTCGACGGCGATCTCGCGATCGGCGTCGTCGCCAAGCTGCTGCCGTACCCGTCCTGCGAGCTGCTCGAGGTCCAGCGGCCCGAGGCGGGTAGCAAGGCGCTGCTGGTGCCGCTGATCGGCGACGCCGTCCGGACCGTCGACGTGGGCGCCAAGATCATCGACATCAACTTGACCTTCCTCGGCGAGGACGCTTCCTAG
- the trmD gene encoding tRNA (guanosine(37)-N1)-methyltransferase TrmD, with amino-acid sequence MQLDVVTLFPEWFDWFQTQRHVRNATQRGHEVRAFNPRDTTPLSGGQVDDTPFGGGAGMVLRVDVMDKALQGIYNQDPVDLRRERRVIALTPGGRMLDDAFVDELAGEKAITLLCGRYEGFDERIVQHFASDAVSVGRFVLSGGELAAMVVMDAVLRKLPGSLGHSESAMEESFSQALGGDPEYPHYTRPADYRGWKVPPVLLSGHHEEIANWRRARSQERGIVGPTAHPPDPETEKRPSGPDPFGPMSDAPQRGSGPDPFGPMSGD; translated from the coding sequence ATGCAGCTCGACGTCGTCACGCTCTTCCCGGAGTGGTTCGACTGGTTCCAGACCCAGCGCCACGTGCGCAACGCGACGCAGCGCGGTCACGAGGTGCGGGCGTTCAACCCGCGCGACACGACGCCGCTCAGCGGCGGCCAGGTCGACGACACGCCGTTCGGCGGCGGCGCGGGGATGGTCCTGCGCGTCGACGTCATGGACAAGGCGCTGCAGGGGATCTACAACCAGGACCCGGTCGACCTCCGGCGCGAGCGGCGCGTGATCGCGCTGACGCCCGGCGGGCGGATGCTCGACGACGCGTTCGTCGACGAGCTCGCGGGGGAGAAGGCCATCACCTTGCTCTGCGGCCGCTACGAGGGCTTCGACGAGCGGATCGTGCAGCACTTCGCGAGCGATGCGGTGAGCGTCGGGCGCTTCGTGCTGAGCGGCGGCGAGCTGGCGGCGATGGTCGTGATGGACGCGGTCCTGCGCAAGCTGCCGGGGTCACTGGGGCACTCGGAGAGCGCGATGGAGGAGTCGTTCTCGCAGGCGCTGGGCGGCGATCCCGAGTACCCGCACTACACGCGGCCGGCGGACTACCGCGGCTGGAAGGTCCCGCCGGTGCTGCTGAGCGGCCACCACGAGGAGATCGCCAACTGGCGCCGCGCGCGGTCCCAGGAGCGCGGCATCGTCGGCCCGACCGCGCACCCGCCGGATCCGGAGACTGAGAAGCGCCCGTCCGGTCCCGACCCGTTCGGCCCCATGTCCGACGCGCCACAGCGCGGTTCCGGGCCCGACCCGTTCGGGCCGATGTCGGGCGACTGA
- the rplS gene encoding 50S ribosomal protein L19, with protein MSTVIESLERAQLRRVPSFQAGDRVRVHFQVIEGTRRRTQVFEGVVIKRQGHGVRETFTVRKQSFGVGVERTFPVHSPKIEKIEVAARGDVRRAKLYYLRDRVGKAARVRERRYVGPEEVVEAGLLHDPAAQLEAEAAASDGAVDAEGASIEEVVPEAEAVEAADAPAAEATDDAAASTAEADAAADADDAK; from the coding sequence ATGAGCACTGTCATCGAATCCCTTGAGCGCGCCCAGCTGCGCCGCGTCCCGTCCTTCCAGGCCGGTGACCGCGTCCGTGTCCACTTCCAGGTCATCGAGGGCACGCGTCGCCGTACGCAGGTCTTCGAAGGCGTGGTGATCAAGCGCCAGGGCCACGGTGTGCGGGAGACGTTCACCGTCCGCAAGCAGTCGTTCGGCGTCGGCGTGGAGCGCACGTTCCCCGTGCACTCGCCGAAGATCGAGAAGATCGAGGTCGCCGCCCGCGGTGACGTCCGTCGCGCGAAGCTGTACTACCTCCGCGACCGCGTCGGCAAGGCCGCCCGCGTCCGCGAGCGCCGCTACGTCGGCCCCGAGGAAGTCGTCGAGGCCGGTCTGCTGCATGACCCGGCCGCGCAGCTCGAGGCCGAAGCGGCCGCGAGCGACGGCGCCGTCGACGCCGAGGGCGCGTCGATCGAAGAGGTCGTGCCGGAGGCCGAGGCCGTCGAGGCCGCCGACGCTCCTGCCGCCGAGGCCACCGACGACGCAGCGGCCAGCACGGCCGAGGCGGACGCCGCGGCCGACGCCGACGACGCGAAGTAG
- the lepB gene encoding signal peptidase I codes for MSAAAGGAKKEKSAGGSLIELVVIVIVALGLALAIQAFLVKPYRIPSESMVPTLKIGQRVLVNRLGNRFNKPQIGEVVVFHPPKGSDTNTCGDADKKPDEACDKPTSQKSSVNFIKRVVAGPGDTVYIKGGHAYVNGKRQKDSFTRPCAGGSGCDFPRPITIPADHWFMMGDNRGESDDSRFWGPVPRKWIIGGAFATYWPPKRIGFL; via the coding sequence ATGAGCGCCGCCGCCGGCGGAGCGAAGAAGGAGAAGTCGGCGGGCGGCTCGTTGATCGAGCTCGTCGTCATCGTGATCGTCGCGCTCGGTCTGGCGCTGGCGATCCAGGCGTTCCTCGTCAAGCCCTACCGGATCCCGAGCGAGTCGATGGTCCCGACCTTGAAGATCGGGCAGCGCGTGCTCGTCAACCGGTTGGGCAACCGCTTCAACAAGCCGCAGATCGGCGAGGTCGTCGTGTTCCACCCGCCCAAGGGCTCGGACACGAACACCTGCGGCGACGCGGACAAGAAGCCTGACGAGGCCTGCGACAAGCCGACTAGTCAGAAGTCCTCCGTGAACTTCATCAAGCGCGTCGTCGCGGGCCCGGGCGACACGGTGTACATCAAGGGCGGCCACGCCTACGTGAACGGCAAGCGCCAGAAGGACTCGTTCACGAGGCCGTGCGCGGGCGGCAGCGGCTGCGACTTCCCGCGGCCGATCACGATCCCGGCCGACCACTGGTTCATGATGGGCGACAACCGTGGCGAGTCCGACGACAGCCGCTTCTGGGGACCCGTCCCGCGCAAGTGGATCATCGGCGGGGCCTTCGCAACGTACTGGCCGCCGAAGCGCATCGGCTTCCTCTAG
- a CDS encoding ribonuclease HII, producing MSRERDYPTLAAELAAAMPDGESRAPRDLPTAPVAPRTADVAAADADAAVPAAKPRARAKPKAKRRKGGRRLFQHDRALGVRFVAGADEAGRGCLAGPLVAAAVLFDYERLGPREVRALSLLNDSKQHTEEAREALYPVVMRIATRVAVVSRSAGGIDARGLHKTNLAALRESLLKVARPGTLCLSDGFKLGALDGHENRAIIDGDCKSAAIAAASIIAKVTRDRFMHRADARHPGWEFATHVGYSTPEHRDAIQRLGVSPLHRMSFQSAAYANLQQR from the coding sequence GTGAGCCGCGAACGCGACTACCCGACGCTGGCCGCCGAGCTGGCGGCGGCGATGCCCGACGGCGAGTCGCGCGCGCCGCGCGACCTCCCGACTGCGCCGGTCGCGCCGCGCACGGCGGACGTCGCCGCTGCTGACGCGGACGCTGCGGTTCCGGCTGCCAAGCCGCGGGCCAGGGCGAAGCCGAAGGCCAAGAGGCGCAAGGGCGGGCGGAGGTTGTTCCAGCACGACCGCGCGCTCGGCGTGCGGTTCGTCGCCGGGGCCGACGAGGCCGGGCGAGGGTGCCTGGCCGGGCCGCTGGTCGCCGCGGCGGTGCTGTTCGACTACGAGCGCCTCGGGCCGCGCGAGGTCCGCGCGCTGTCGCTGCTCAACGACTCCAAGCAGCACACCGAGGAGGCGCGCGAGGCGCTGTACCCGGTCGTGATGCGGATCGCGACGCGGGTCGCGGTCGTCTCGCGCAGCGCCGGCGGCATCGACGCGCGCGGGCTGCACAAGACCAACCTCGCCGCGCTGCGCGAGTCGCTCCTGAAGGTCGCCCGGCCGGGGACGTTGTGCCTGAGCGACGGCTTCAAGCTCGGCGCGCTCGACGGCCACGAGAACCGCGCGATCATCGACGGCGACTGCAAGTCCGCGGCGATCGCCGCCGCCTCGATCATCGCCAAGGTCACCCGCGACCGCTTCATGCACCGCGCCGACGCCCGCCACCCCGGCTGGGAGTTCGCGACCCACGTCGGCTACTCGACGCCCGAGCACCGCGACGCGATCCAGCGTCTCGGCGTCTCGCCCCTGCACCGCATGTCGTTCCAGTCCGCGGCCTACGCGAACCTGCAGCAGCGCTGA
- a CDS encoding YraN family protein — MTADPRQHLGRLGERLAAEHLDRLGYTIVARNHRTRHGEIDLIATRDGALVFVEVKSRRGRGQPWDALHDAKRAQVRRMARAYLSEAPDRPRARLIRFDAIGVVVDAHGHLTRLDHLEDAF; from the coding sequence ATGACCGCCGATCCGCGACAGCACCTGGGCCGCCTGGGAGAGCGCCTCGCCGCCGAGCACCTGGACCGCCTCGGCTACACGATCGTCGCGCGCAACCACCGGACGCGCCACGGCGAGATCGACCTGATCGCCACGCGCGACGGGGCGCTCGTCTTCGTGGAGGTCAAGTCGCGCCGCGGCCGCGGCCAGCCGTGGGACGCGCTGCACGACGCCAAGCGCGCGCAGGTCCGCCGGATGGCGCGCGCCTACCTGTCAGAGGCGCCGGACCGCCCGCGGGCGCGGCTGATCCGCTTCGACGCGATCGGCGTCGTGGTCGACGCGCACGGGCACCTCACCCGCCTGGACCACCTGGAGGACGCGTTCTGA
- a CDS encoding FHA domain-containing protein, producing MRRLRHDRDQRTVLVLPDVPPGTRILLGRSRAADIRFTEPTVSRRHAALQRVDGGWLLVDRSSTHGTHVNGHRVDTAILADGDRVDLGSAHLTVRL from the coding sequence ATGAGACGCCTGCGTCACGACCGGGACCAGCGCACGGTCCTGGTCCTGCCCGACGTCCCGCCCGGAACCCGGATCCTGCTCGGCCGCTCGCGCGCCGCCGACATCCGCTTCACCGAGCCGACGGTCTCGCGCCGGCACGCGGCGCTGCAGCGCGTGGACGGCGGCTGGCTGCTCGTCGACCGCAGCTCGACCCACGGCACCCACGTCAACGGCCACCGCGTCGACACCGCGATCCTCGCCGACGGCGACCGCGTCGACCTCGGCTCCGCGCACCTGACCGTCCGCCTGTAG
- a CDS encoding YifB family Mg chelatase-like AAA ATPase, whose protein sequence is MLAHVTTFAIQGVESRRVRVEVDVRTGLPNFLIVGLGDRAVREARERVRSAILNSGFEFPAKRITVNLAPADLRKEGPGFDLAIACGVLAAAAQLPVQELERVAVFGELALGGELRPCRGVLAVSEGAVAADMKGLILPAPHAREAALVEGLGVFGATTLGEVAAILRGETDGVTPPAEAPPAVAPPRTALDLADVRGHSAPLRALSIAAAGGHNLLLAGPPGTGKTMLAQRLPSILPPLTRGEAIEVTRIAGIAGLRPGAGLVSERPFRSPHHTISASGLVGGGSTPTPGEVTLAHHGVLFLDELAEFRRSALEAMRQPLEDGRVAIVRGQKRAVFPARFMLVASTNPCPCGYAGTPRCRCGEAEIARYRRRLSGPLLDRMDLLVDVQRPTPEDFAAGPVCTSEQERERVVAARERQSARLAGTGVPCNAQLGAADVRRHVGLDAEGRTILRRAYDRGTLSPRGHDRVLRVARTIADLDDEPTVSAAHLLEALGLRQDLSDLTTEEAA, encoded by the coding sequence ATGTTGGCCCACGTCACCACCTTCGCGATCCAGGGCGTCGAGAGCCGCCGCGTCAGAGTCGAGGTCGATGTCCGGACCGGGCTCCCGAACTTCCTGATCGTCGGGCTCGGCGACCGGGCGGTCCGGGAGGCGCGGGAGCGCGTCCGCTCGGCGATCCTCAACTCGGGCTTCGAGTTCCCGGCCAAGCGCATCACGGTCAACCTCGCGCCGGCGGACCTGCGCAAGGAGGGCCCCGGCTTCGACCTCGCGATCGCCTGCGGGGTCCTGGCCGCGGCGGCGCAACTGCCGGTGCAGGAGCTGGAGCGCGTCGCGGTCTTCGGCGAGCTCGCGCTCGGCGGCGAGCTCAGACCCTGCCGCGGCGTGCTCGCGGTCAGCGAGGGCGCGGTGGCGGCCGACATGAAGGGGTTGATCCTGCCCGCGCCGCACGCCCGCGAGGCCGCGCTGGTCGAGGGCCTCGGCGTCTTCGGCGCGACGACGCTCGGCGAGGTCGCGGCGATCCTGCGCGGGGAGACCGACGGCGTCACGCCGCCGGCCGAGGCGCCGCCGGCCGTCGCTCCGCCACGCACGGCGCTCGACCTCGCCGACGTCCGCGGCCACTCGGCGCCGCTGCGCGCGCTGTCGATCGCCGCGGCCGGCGGCCACAACCTGCTGCTCGCCGGCCCACCGGGGACCGGGAAGACGATGCTCGCCCAGCGGCTGCCCTCGATCCTGCCGCCGCTGACGCGCGGCGAGGCGATCGAGGTCACCCGGATCGCCGGCATCGCCGGCCTGCGCCCGGGCGCCGGCCTGGTCTCCGAGCGCCCGTTCCGGTCGCCGCACCACACGATCTCGGCCTCCGGGCTGGTCGGCGGCGGCTCGACGCCGACGCCGGGCGAAGTGACGCTCGCGCATCATGGAGTCCTATTTTTGGACGAGCTGGCCGAGTTCCGCCGCTCGGCGCTGGAGGCGATGCGGCAGCCGCTGGAGGACGGCCGCGTCGCGATCGTCCGCGGCCAGAAGCGCGCGGTCTTCCCGGCGCGGTTCATGTTGGTGGCCTCGACCAACCCGTGCCCGTGCGGCTACGCCGGGACGCCGCGCTGCCGCTGCGGCGAGGCCGAGATCGCCCGCTACCGGCGGCGGCTCAGCGGCCCGCTGCTGGACCGGATGGACCTGCTGGTCGACGTCCAGCGCCCGACGCCCGAGGACTTCGCGGCCGGCCCGGTCTGCACGTCGGAGCAGGAGCGCGAGCGGGTCGTCGCGGCGCGCGAGCGCCAGTCGGCGCGGCTGGCCGGGACCGGCGTGCCGTGCAACGCGCAGCTCGGCGCGGCCGACGTCCGGCGACATGTAGGCCTTGACGCCGAGGGCAGGACGATCCTGCGCCGCGCCTATGACCGCGGCACGCTGAGCCCGCGCGGCCACGACCGCGTCCTGCGCGTCGCGCGGACGATCGCCGACCTCGACGACGAGCCGACCGTCAGCGCCGCCCACCTGCTGGAGGCGCTCGGGCTGCGCCAGGACCTGTCGGACCTGACCACGGAGGAGGCGGCATGA
- the dprA gene encoding DNA-processing protein DprA, producing MSACDPCLRRARLLALVAGGIEIAHSRRRPVRDVLALNDDDLTAAVGGRDVDALRERFAAVDPEAERAAARAARLEAICRHDPGYPARLTDDRSAPAVLFVRGAGDRLGALLGDARGGEQPPAVAIVGTRKASPDGLEIAQTLGRGMAASGVTVVSGMALGIDSAAHAGALEVNGPTVAVLAGGADVPYPASKRGLYDKIVARGGAVVSELPPGFRAFRWNFPARNRIIAALAPATIVVEAAERSGSLITADLALELGRDVAAVPGTVASWRSQGTNALLRDGATLIRGVHDALDLVLGSAAAHAVLARAGSTAVPPPPDLAPELMALLAAVEDGRDTITALAPDPPGAATVRAHLMELELLGLVRRAGAGRIVRTRPALT from the coding sequence ATGAGCGCGTGCGACCCGTGCCTGCGCCGGGCGCGGCTGCTCGCGCTGGTCGCGGGCGGGATCGAGATCGCGCATTCGCGTCGTCGCCCGGTCCGGGACGTGCTGGCGCTCAACGACGATGACCTGACCGCCGCGGTCGGTGGGAGGGACGTCGACGCGCTGCGCGAGCGGTTCGCCGCCGTCGACCCGGAGGCCGAGCGCGCGGCGGCGCGGGCCGCGCGGCTCGAGGCGATCTGCCGTCACGACCCCGGCTACCCGGCGCGGCTGACCGACGACCGCTCCGCGCCCGCGGTGCTGTTCGTGCGCGGCGCGGGTGACCGCTTGGGCGCGCTGCTCGGCGACGCGCGCGGGGGAGAGCAGCCGCCCGCGGTGGCGATCGTCGGGACGCGCAAGGCGTCGCCGGACGGGCTGGAGATCGCGCAGACGCTCGGGCGCGGCATGGCGGCGTCCGGGGTGACGGTGGTGTCGGGCATGGCGCTCGGGATCGACAGCGCCGCGCACGCGGGTGCGCTGGAGGTCAACGGCCCGACGGTCGCGGTCCTGGCAGGCGGCGCCGACGTGCCCTACCCGGCGAGCAAGCGCGGGTTGTACGACAAGATCGTCGCGCGCGGCGGGGCGGTGGTCAGCGAGCTACCACCGGGCTTCCGGGCGTTCCGCTGGAACTTCCCGGCGCGCAACCGGATCATCGCCGCGCTGGCGCCCGCGACGATCGTCGTCGAGGCCGCCGAGCGCTCGGGCTCGCTGATCACCGCGGACCTCGCGCTGGAGCTGGGGCGCGACGTCGCCGCGGTGCCCGGGACGGTCGCGAGCTGGCGCTCGCAGGGCACCAACGCGCTGCTGCGCGACGGCGCGACGCTGATCCGCGGCGTGCACGACGCGCTCGACCTCGTGCTCGGCAGCGCCGCGGCGCACGCGGTCCTGGCCCGGGCGGGTTCGACGGCGGTCCCGCCGCCGCCCGATCTCGCACCCGAGTTGATGGCCTTGCTCGCGGCCGTCGAGGACGGGCGCGACACGATCACCGCGCTGGCCCCGGACCCGCCCGGCGCGGCGACGGTCCGGGCGCACCTGATGGAGCTGGAGCTGCTGGGCCTCGTCCGCCGCGCGGGCGCGGGGCGCATCGTCCGGACACGCCCCGCGCTCACGTGA
- a CDS encoding GNAT family N-acetyltransferase, with protein sequence MSSEFTSGAGALDRRLQAYVRQVAVRGREVERVGPFTATFDPRSDNAYLSYAFPDADAVPTAEDVEALVAAYRGRARVPRLEFFPSVAPAVAGALSAAGFAVEAELAVMTCGARDVVALAAPDGMTIEAPVTDDDLRGMRIAQHRAFGVQEPEVDAAEVERQRASLREGALAFLARDTASGMVVGGGVATVPAGGVTEIAGIGVLDSHRRRGIAGAITSALTAAAIASGNVELAWLTPGDDGAHRVYARAGFQDKSTMLHVSLPE encoded by the coding sequence GTGAGTTCTGAGTTCACCTCTGGCGCGGGCGCGCTGGATCGGCGGTTGCAGGCGTACGTCCGGCAGGTTGCGGTCAGGGGACGGGAGGTCGAGCGGGTCGGCCCGTTCACCGCCACGTTCGATCCGCGGTCGGACAACGCGTACCTGAGCTACGCGTTCCCGGATGCGGATGCGGTCCCGACCGCTGAGGACGTCGAGGCGTTGGTCGCCGCCTACCGGGGGCGGGCGCGCGTGCCGCGGCTGGAGTTCTTCCCGTCGGTCGCGCCCGCGGTCGCCGGGGCGCTGAGCGCCGCGGGGTTCGCGGTCGAGGCCGAGTTGGCGGTCATGACGTGTGGCGCGCGGGACGTCGTCGCGCTCGCGGCACCGGACGGCATGACGATCGAGGCGCCGGTCACCGACGACGACCTCCGCGGCATGCGGATCGCCCAGCACCGGGCGTTCGGCGTGCAGGAGCCAGAGGTCGACGCTGCCGAGGTCGAGCGCCAGCGCGCGTCGCTGCGCGAGGGCGCGCTCGCGTTCCTCGCCCGTGACACGGCGTCCGGCATGGTCGTCGGCGGTGGCGTCGCGACGGTCCCGGCCGGCGGTGTCACCGAGATCGCCGGCATCGGCGTCCTCGACAGCCACCGCCGCCGCGGGATCGCGGGCGCGATCACGTCCGCGCTGACGGCGGCGGCGATCGCGAGCGGGAACGTCGAGCTGGCGTGGCTGACGCCGGGCGACGACGGTGCCCACCGCGTCTACGCCCGCGCGGGCTTCCAGGACAAGTCCACCATGTTGCACGTGTCGCTCCCCGAGTAG
- the thiD gene encoding bifunctional hydroxymethylpyrimidine kinase/phosphomethylpyrimidine kinase yields MNGQPRVPVCLSIAGSDSGGGAGIQADLKAFARCGVHGTTAITALTAQNTVAVTRVAPVEPEMVAAQIEAVATDFSVGAVKIGMVGGAAVIEAVASALDALLPRVPVVLDPVMIAESGARLLPEDAERALVDLLLPRATVVTPNVPEARVLAGPDAAALDGAELARAVRAVGANDVVVTGGHREEATDVLLAGDAVHEIPGVRHPDGAAHGSGCTHSSSLAAHLALGFSLLDAARAARAIAADAVLHGHRDLGAGAGPVNVLGVGYGDVHAIANTGRLGTPAPA; encoded by the coding sequence ATGAACGGACAGCCGCGTGTTCCTGTGTGCCTCTCGATCGCCGGGTCCGATTCCGGTGGAGGTGCCGGGATCCAGGCCGATCTGAAGGCCTTCGCCCGCTGCGGCGTCCACGGCACGACGGCGATCACGGCGCTGACGGCGCAGAACACGGTCGCGGTGACGCGGGTCGCGCCGGTCGAGCCGGAGATGGTCGCCGCGCAGATCGAGGCGGTCGCGACGGACTTCTCGGTCGGCGCCGTGAAGATCGGGATGGTCGGCGGCGCGGCGGTGATCGAGGCGGTCGCCTCCGCGCTCGACGCGTTGCTGCCCCGCGTCCCGGTCGTGCTCGACCCCGTGATGATCGCCGAGTCCGGCGCCCGGCTGCTGCCCGAGGACGCCGAGCGCGCGTTGGTCGACCTCCTCCTGCCGCGCGCGACGGTCGTCACGCCGAACGTCCCGGAGGCGCGCGTGCTCGCGGGCCCGGACGCGGCGGCGCTCGACGGGGCGGAGCTCGCGCGGGCGGTCCGGGCGGTCGGCGCCAACGACGTCGTCGTCACCGGCGGTCACCGCGAGGAGGCGACCGACGTGCTGCTCGCCGGCGATGCCGTCCACGAGATCCCGGGCGTCCGCCATCCCGACGGCGCCGCGCACGGGTCCGGCTGCACCCACTCCTCGTCGCTCGCGGCGCACCTCGCGCTCGGCTTCTCCCTGCTCGACGCCGCCCGCGCCGCCCGCGCGATCGCCGCCGACGCCGTCCTGCACGGCCACCGCGACCTCGGCGCCGGCGCCGGCCCGGTCAACGTCCTCGGCGTCGGCTACGGCGACGTCCACGCCATCGCCAACACCGGCCGCCTCGGCACGCCCGCACCCGCGTAG